TCCGTCGTCGACCGGCTGCAGGAGCGGATCAGCGCGCTGGCCGACGACGAGAGGTTCGAGGACGCCGCGGCGCACCGGGACCGGCTGGCCGCGCTGGTGCTGACCGCGTCCCGGATGCACCGGCTGGCCGGGCTGGCTGGCCTGGCCGAGCTGGTCGCCGCGCGGCCGACGCCGGACCAGGGCTGGGAGGTCGCGGTCGTCCGGTTCGGCCGGCTCGCCGGCACCGCAGTGGCCGCGCCCGGGGACGACCCGCGCCGCGTCGCCGACGCGCTGGTGGCCACCGCCGAGACGGTCCGCCCCGGGCCCGGACCCACCCCGGCGGCCTCGGCCGAGGAGACCGAGCGGATCCTGCACTGGCTGGACCAGCCCGGAGTCCGGCTGGTGTCGGTTGAGGGCACCTGGGCGTCGCCGGCCCGCAGCGTTTCGGTGCACCGCGAGCTGTTCGCCGCCGCGGCCGGCTCCGCGGTGCCGTCCCTGCAGCCCCCGGACGCCGACCACCGGGGGCTGCGCCCGGTCCGCTGACCAGCGGTAGGGTCGTCCCCGTGATCACTGCGATCGTGCTGGTCAAGGTCGAGGTCGACAAGATCCCCGAGGTCGCCGAGGCGCTCGCGGACATCCCCGGGGTCAGTGAGGTGTACTCGGTGACCGGCGAGGTCGACCTGATCGCCATGGTCCGGGTGCGCGAGCACGACGAGCTGGCTGACGTCATCGCCGGCACTCTGAACAAGGTGCCCGGCGTGCTGGCGACCGAGACCCACATCGCGTTCCGCACCTACAGCCGCCACGACCTCGAGGCCGCGTTCTCCCTCGGCCTCGAGGACGGCGCCTGACCCGGTTTCAGACCGGGCGCGCGCCGTCCGATCTCATCGGTATGTCCGATCGGTGCTCCTCGTGCACGGCGGCGCTGCCGGCAGCCGCCGCCGTGTGCACCCAGTGCTGGACGCCGGTTCCGAGCACCGGCCCGACCGACCAGCCGACCGACTTCGGGGCGAACGGCTTCGCGGTCGCACCCCCGCGAGTCGTCCCACCGGACCCGCGGCAGTACTCGCGCACCAGGGCGGGCGTGACGTCCTTCGGCCTGGTCGGGCGCCTCGTCATCACGCTGCTCGCGCTGCTCA
This genomic window from Actinomycetes bacterium contains:
- a CDS encoding Lrp/AsnC ligand binding domain-containing protein, with the protein product MITAIVLVKVEVDKIPEVAEALADIPGVSEVYSVTGEVDLIAMVRVREHDELADVIAGTLNKVPGVLATETHIAFRTYSRHDLEAAFSLGLEDGA